Proteins from one Mesoplodon densirostris isolate mMesDen1 chromosome 1, mMesDen1 primary haplotype, whole genome shotgun sequence genomic window:
- the NKX6-2 gene encoding homeobox protein Nkx-6.2 has translation MGPSWSARPAGARADGGGAGQWPGRGRRQPISTRAAWGPRGYQRVQPARRGAAPTGPGAVTAAARSTPAAAHPAREPPPALAPAIRAVGARAPSPRCSRRPPGSRANFPGRRARAAAAGPGWAPGPAAAAPMDANRPGAFVLSSAPLAALHNMAEMKTSLFPYALQGPAGFKAPALGGLGAQLPLGTPHGISDILGRPVGAAGGGLLGGLPRLSGLASSAGVYFGPAAAVARGYPKPLAELPGRPPIFWPGVVQGSPWRDPRLAGPAQASGVLDKDGKKKHSRPTFSGQQIFALEKTFEQTKYLAGPERARLAYSLGMTESQVKVWFQNRRTKWRKRHAAEMASAKKKQDSDAEKLKVGGSDAEDDDEYNRPLDPNSDDEKITRLLKKHKPSNLALVSPCGGAGDAS, from the exons ATGGGCCCTTCATGGAGTGCGCGGCCAGCGGGGGCGCGCGCAGACGGCGGGGGCGCTGGCCAATGGCCGGGCCGCGGTCGCCGGCAGCCAATCAGCACGCGCGCCGCCTGGGGGCCCCGCGGTTATCAGCGCGTCCAGCCCGCGCGGCGCGGCGCCGCTCCGACCGGCCCCGGAGCCGTCACCGCCGCAGCGCGGAGTacccccgccgccgcccaccccgCGCGGGAGCCGCCGCCCGCTCTCGCGCCCGCCATCCGCGCCGTCGGCGCCCGCGCCCCGAGCCCCCGCTGCAGCCGGCGCCCGCCGGGGTCGCGCGCAAACTTCCCGGGCCGgcgggcgcgggcggcggcggcggggcccggATGGGCGCCcgggccggcggcggcggcgcccatGGACGCTAACCGCCCGGGCGCGTTCGTGCTGAGCAGCGCGCCGCTGGCCGCCCTACACAACATGGCCGAGATGAAGACGTCGCTGTTCCCGTACGCGCTGCAGGGCCCGGCCGGCTTCAAGGCGCCCGCGCTGGGCGGCCTGGGCGCGCAGCTGCCGCTCGGCACCCCGCACGGCATCAGCGACATCCTGGGGCGGCCCGTGGGCGCGGCGGGCGGTGGCCTCCTGGGCGGCCTGCCCCGTCTCAGTGGGCTCGCCTCGTCGGCCGGCGTCTACTTCGGGCCCGCGGCCGCCGTGGCGCGCGGCTACCCCAAGCCTCTGGCCGAGCTGCCCGGGCGCCCGCCAATCTTCTGGCCCGGCGTGGTGCAGGGCTCGCCCTGGAGGGACCCGCGCCTGGCCGGCCCGG CCCAGGCCAGCGGGGTCCTGGACAAGGACGGCAAGAAGAAGCACTCGCGGCCGACCTTCTCGGGCCAGCAGATCTTCGCGCTGGAGAAAACTTTCGAGCAGACCAAGTACCTGGCGGGGCCGGAGCGCGCGCGCCTCGCCTACTCCCTGGGTATGACTGAGAGCCAAGTCAAG GTGTGGTTCCAGAACCGGCGGACAAAGTGGCGCAAGCGGCACGCCGCGGAGATGGCGTCGGCTAAGAAGAAGCAGGACTCGGACGCCGAGAAGCTGAAGGTGGGCGGCTCGGACGCGGAGGACGACGACGAGTACAACCGACCCCTGGACCCCAACTCGGACGATGAGAAGATCACGCGGCTGCTCAAGAAGCACAAACCCTCGAACTTGGCGCTGGTTAGCCCGTGCGGCGGCGCGGGGGACGCCTCGTGA